The sequence GTGAGTTTTAGTGAGACTTTAGATTGGCGACCAATGCTCAACGAGATGCGCCTTATAAAATCGCCTAATGAAATCAGATTAATGCAGCAAGCGGGACAAATTACGGCTCTAGGGCATATTAAAGCGATGCAAACGACACGCCCAAATCGCTTTGAATATGAAATTGAAAGCGATATTTTGCATGAATTTAATCGCCATTGCGCAAGATTTCCTTCTTACAATTCCATTGTTGCAGGAGGAAATAACGCCTGTATTTTGCACTACACAGAAAATGATCGCCCATTAAATGATGGGGATTTAGTACTCATTGACGCTGGCTGTGAATTTGACATGTATGCAGGCGATATTACCCGCACTTTTCCTGTAAATGGAAAATTTAACCAGCCTCAACGTGAAATTTACGAGTTAGTTTTAAAAGCACAAAAACGTGCGATTGAGTTACTTGTACCTGGCTATTCCATTAAGCAAGCCAATGATGAAGTTATTCGTATTAAAACCCAAGGATTAGTGGATTTGGGTATCTTAAAAGGTGATGTCGATACACTCATTGAACAACAAGCTTATCGCCAATTTTATATGCATGGATTAGGACACTGGCTAGGTTTAGATGTACATGATGTGGGTAGCTATGGTCAGGATAAACAGCGGATACTCGAAATCGGCATGGTGATTACCGTTGAGCCTGGTATTTATATTTCAGAAGATGCTGATGTGCCAGAGCAATACAAAGGCATTGGCGTGCGCATTGAGGACAATTTACTCATGACTGAATATGGTAATAAAATCCTAACCGCAGCGGCCCCTAAAGAAATTGCAGACATTGAAAATTTAATGAATTTTTAATAAAAATGTTTAAATTGTGATCTAGTACACAGTTTTTTATTGTTCAAAATGTTAGCATTAGAACCAGTTAAAAAGCCGAACCAATCAGTTAAGGAGTCGATTATGTACAAACACGTTTTAGTGGCAGTAGATCTTTCTGAAGAGAGTCCAGTTTTACTTAAAAAAGCGGTTGGAGTTGCAAAACGCCACGAAGCAAAACTTTCTATCATCCACGTTGATGTGAACTTCTCGGATCTTTACACTGGATTGATTGATGTGAATATGTCTTCGATGCAAGACAGAATTTCCACGGAAACTCAAAAAGCCCTATTAGATTTAGCTGAAAGTGCAGATTATCCAATTTCAGAAAAATTGAGTGGCAGTGGTGATTTAGGACAAGTTCTAAGTGATGCCATCGAACAATATGATGTAGATTTATTAGTGACGGGACATCACCAAGATTTTTGGAGTAAGTTAATGTCTTCAACACGTCAAGTGATGAATACGATTAAAATTGATATGTTGGTTGTTCCGCTTAGAGATGAATAATTAACAAGAAATTGTTTTTTGAATAATCTGAAATAACTTAAATTTTAACCGCACTTCTCAAATAGCGTCGTGAAGTGCGGTTTTATTTTGGGGTTTTGGCAAAAAGCCTTTTTATAAATTTCAAAAATATGCAAAAATAATACGGTTTAGTTTTTATTTTTATTATGGGTAACAAGGATTCTTTTTAATGAAAACAACAGCAGAAATAAGACAATCATTCCTTGACTTTTTCCATAGCAAAGGCCACCAAGTAGTTGAGAGTAGCTCACTTGTGCCGGAAAATGATCCGACTTTGCTTTTCACGAATGCTGGGATGAACCAATTTAAGGATGTATTCCTTGGAATGGATAAACGTCCTTATTCTCGTGCAACCACTGCACAGCGTTGCGTACGCGCAGGCGGTAAACATAACGATTTAGAAAACGTGGGTTATACCGCACGTCACCATACATTCTTTGAAATGTTAGGAAACTTCAGCTTTGGTGATTACTTTAAACACGATGCGATTAATTTTGCTTGGGAATATTTAACTTCTCCACAATGGCTTGGTTTACCTAAAGAAAAACTATGGGTAACCGTATATGAAACCGACGACGAAGCCTACGATATCTGGAATAAAGAAGTCGGTGTTCCTGCTGAGCGAATTATTCGCATTGGTGATAACAAAGGTGCACCTTATGCATCAGACAACTTCTGGGCG comes from Haemophilus haemolyticus and encodes:
- the uspA gene encoding universal stress protein UspA is translated as MYKHVLVAVDLSEESPVLLKKAVGVAKRHEAKLSIIHVDVNFSDLYTGLIDVNMSSMQDRISTETQKALLDLAESADYPISEKLSGSGDLGQVLSDAIEQYDVDLLVTGHHQDFWSKLMSSTRQVMNTIKIDMLVVPLRDE
- the pepP gene encoding Xaa-Pro aminopeptidase; the encoded protein is MELAYMAELPKEEFWERRTRVFAQMQPNSALLLFSEIEKRRNNDCTYPFRQDSYFWYLTGFNEPNAALLLLKTEQAEKAIIFLRPRNPLLETWNGRRLGVERAPQQLNVNEAYSIEEFATVLPKILKNLTALYHVPEIHTWGDKLVTESAVSFSETLDWRPMLNEMRLIKSPNEIRLMQQAGQITALGHIKAMQTTRPNRFEYEIESDILHEFNRHCARFPSYNSIVAGGNNACILHYTENDRPLNDGDLVLIDAGCEFDMYAGDITRTFPVNGKFNQPQREIYELVLKAQKRAIELLVPGYSIKQANDEVIRIKTQGLVDLGILKGDVDTLIEQQAYRQFYMHGLGHWLGLDVHDVGSYGQDKQRILEIGMVITVEPGIYISEDADVPEQYKGIGVRIEDNLLMTEYGNKILTAAAPKEIADIENLMNF